One region of Camelina sativa cultivar DH55 chromosome 6, Cs, whole genome shotgun sequence genomic DNA includes:
- the LOC104698719 gene encoding uncharacterized protein LOC104698719, whose amino-acid sequence MRIEDPLPIDDSMPEERLMHITFLEEMSHTIGHTIAYSIPESIRSIELMAIESAELPWYSDFVNYMVCGEIPKDYDAHRKKKFFRDVNNYYWDEPYLYKKGANGLFRRCIAEEEVRGVLEHCHRSAYRGQFATFKTVQKILQAGRWWPTMFKDAQL is encoded by the coding sequence ATGAGAATCGAAGATCCACTCCCAATAGATGACTCAATGCCCGAAGAAAGACTGATGCACATCACCTTCTTGGAAGAAATGAGCCACACGATCGGACACACGATAGCTTACTCGATCCCCGAGTCTATCAGGTCGATCGAGTTGATGGCAATCGAGTCGGCTGAGTTACCATGGTACTCAGATTTCGTGAACTACATGGTGTGCGGGGAAATTCCTAAGGACTATGACGCTCATAGAAAGAAGAAGTTCTTCAGGGATGTCAACAACTACTACTGGGATGAACCTTATCTTTACAAGAAAGGGGCGAATGGCCTGTTCAGACGATGTATAGCAGAGGAGGAAGTCCGAGGAGTACTAGAGCATTGTCATAGGTCCGCCTATCGAGGACAATTTGCCACCTTCAAAACAGTCCAAAAGATACTACAAGCTGGTCGTTGGTGGCCAACAATGTTTAA